The region GCTTTCCCACCTCTAAACCCAATGCACTTGGATGTTTGatctaaaagagaaaaaatacaaagcaaTGACCTTTAAGTCTTGATTTTATTCCCAAACACTGAtataaacatgaacaaacaggcagacagTGTGCAGAGGCAAATTTACTGACCCGTTTGTGGTCCAGCTGTGAGTTGTGCAGCAGGACAGCACTCATGTTGGGATAAAGTTTCACCATCACACCAATGTCCCTGAAGCAGGAGAGGAAAAGCCCTTTGGAGTTATTTGAACACTAAAGGTTTGATCTAACCATAATTTAATTTCCCAATGTGATTGGGAACATGCACAAAAATCTCCTGTTTAAAGTAAGTGCTAATGACAGGCATGTTTTAGAGTAAATAACATAATGTATTATTCTTACCTTATTTCAGTGATGGTTGCTGTGTAGATTGCACCAAACTCCAGCTGCTGTTcttgctgcaaaacaaaacagaaataaacacacatgttcatacacactctgtacatttatttgataataTAGCTATTTCAAATTGTTTGTATTGCTATGTTTCAATGTTTATCAATAAACTACCTATATGCACCGTCATGAATTTACAAATGTGTATAGAAACATGCACctgtaaataaacatacatgaacacacacacaaatgtccaTATCAGTGTTTGTCTTATGCTCTCTAGTGTTATTTTCAATTCAAGATTCTTTATTATGAGTTTAAGAGTAcaattttttacagtttttcagaGGCCCCTAGTAGTGGCGGAGACTCACATCATCTTTGCAGATCTCACTGATGAAGTCTTGAGCTTCGTTCATGGCTCCCGGTGATGGAGCGAACACAGAGAAAGTCTCCTCGTCCACCTGACTTATTGTCACACcttaagaagaaaaacaaaatagtagtttgtagaaaaaaataaatgtgatctTTGGTTAGTGCCAGATCTCATCGACAAAGGCATCCCAgttctggttgtttttttttttttttttaatttatttgaatgtgGACTTTAGGTTACATGAATATTACCTGTTTGAGCTTGTAGCCTGCGAAGGTTATATCCTCCTGGACCAACAAAGCGAGCTCGTCTAGAAACAGGCACCCGGACATTTTCTGAAGGCAGAATAAAattcacacacatcagaacacaatATGTTAAACTTGTTCCAAGAacgtcctctcctctcttcctttaaAATGTACATGCACATTTACATATAATGAAACACAACACCTACCGACAACAGGTCCATTCTCTTTCCTAGTTTCTCTGGGTTTTACTATACATTTGTTCATGATGCCCAAGATTTCCCTCTTTGCCActgaaacataataatattaaaacaaaggCCATCAAAGCACCACAAAAATACACTCACTTTATTCTTTAGTGTAAAATGTTAAGTTACTGTCATGTGGGATTACCTGTGCCCTGTTGGATAGCCTCCATGACCACTTTCAGAGGCAAACCTGGTATCTTCACATCAGCCTGGAggttaaataaaggaaaagaaagaaactggaATTGGCACTGACAGAATCACTGTGACATTGTTGGTCTACGGTTTGGGCAGGTTGCAAAGTTAGCACCTTTCACACTGAAAATGGGCCAGGTGAAAAACTTCTATCTGTTCTGgtaaatttatttattctttctgcCACTTTTAAGCTACGGTGTGAGCCAAAAAAAAGTTATCAGATGCAGTACCTGCAAAGCAGTGATGCCCTTGTTTGTTCCTGCCAGTTTGAAGTCCATGTCCCCGAGGTAATCCTCTATTCCCTGTTTAGAAAATAACAATTAGCTCTAATTCAACATCTCAAATATAGTTAAGCAAGGACATTGGCTATAACTTTTTGATTTGTATTGCTTAACTACACTCTTTCTTCCACGCGGTAGTGACAGAAGATTGGTCACACACTAGCTACGGTTGTACTGTTATGTACCAGAATATCAGTTAGTAATCTGTAGTCTTGGATGTCACTAGGTTTCTCTGGGTTGGCCTTGGAGATGAGGCCAATGGCTACACCTGCCACAGCAGAGGAGATGGGGACACCTGGGAGACACAAATATGGACATATGAACTACGTATTATCTCACACCTGCAAGTTACTAGTCAGCAAAAGCAATTTTGAGTTGCataataagaaacaaaaaaaccctcctTGGTGAGCATACACATATTCTTTGCATTGCTGAGTTTTATGGTGTGTAAAATGGACAGTAGCTATTATTGGAAAGCACTAATAGTATTACTGGAAATGAATAGCTGATATTAAATGcactaataaaaacatactcAATCTAATAATTGCAACTGTAATACATATGATTATCGACTTTTAATACATCctaattttgaattaaaaaaaaaaatcgtagATAGAATTCACTGTTTTATCGGAGAATCAGGTTGTCCCTGCAGAATTAAAGTTATCAACAGTGCAAGAACTATCTCATGCATTCCCACTCTGGTACCTGCATCCATTAGTGCAAGGCTGCCTCCACATGCTGAAGCCATTGACGAGGATCctgagaggaaataaagagaggTAGAAAACCATATGTTCCTCTTTGAGACATTCTGCCAGACAATGACTGTATCAAAAACTGTGTCACCACACTCACCGTTTGACTCTAACACTTCAGCACTGACCCTGATAGTGAAAGGGAAGTCTTTAGGAATGATTGGTCTCAGAGCCTTCTCGGCCAGGGCCCCTGggaacacacaaatacatgcacatCCTTATACACAAAGTCTTTGCCCATAAGATTCTTAATGGAGACGTGTGGTTAGCAGACATTGAATACCAGTAGAAGACGTAACTGTTAATACAAACCATGACCAAGCTCTCTCCGGTTGATGCCTCCCACCTTTCCAATTTCATTGGTTGCATATGGAGGGAACTGAAATTAAAGGAACTAATGATTTTAAGTCCACCTTGAAAAGATACAGAATCATATCAAATAATCTATAggactttaaaaatgaaagaaaaaattacTGACTTCATAATGAAGCATGAAGTTTTTGTCTTTGACGccactacagaaaaaaaaaacaatgaaagaaatggGTTAAATTGTCTTAatggtttgttttattctgtgtggATAATTTACAGCTGTAAAGTACCACAGAATCCAGATATGACAGGAAAGTACCAAAGAGGTGATGTCTTGTTCTTGAGAAGTACGGGCAAATTCTACCTGAACTCTCTGGATAATGTTAATGTGTGGTATGATGTGTGAAAGTTAGTGATCATTTTACCTCAGAGCTGTGGTGATAATATCTGCTTTGACACTGGATTCCAGGGAATCAAATGTGACACTGCACAGCACCTTcaggaaacagaggagataTTAAAAGGCTTTAACAGCTTTTTCttaccacaacacaaacatatctTGACTGGGGAATCAGAACAAAGAATTTCATTGCATCAAGTGTTAAACCAacaatattttatctttaagAATCTCTGAgctttttcttaatgttttaaattaaatgttgatttttttgttcttcacacACCTGTGTTTGTCCTCGCTGGAACAGAGCAGAGCCATGAAGTGGCCTAAAGAGGTCTACGTTGCAGGAAATGTTCCTCAAAGCCGTCAATTCTCTCCCATCACAccttaacaaacacacacacacacacagaagaaaacattgATATTACATATGTTTGCATCACTTACAAAAGGCACATCATGTGTCATGAGAACGTCCATTCATTTCACCGCGGACAGTTCTTACCTCCTGTACTCATTAAGCACTAAATTCCGGAAGACTTCTTTGCTCACTACGTTGAAGGATTCAATGACCTCAAAGTGCTCGGCCTGAGGGAATTTTTCTACATGAGAGAGAAGTCGATTGATATTGTTGATCTGacagacacaaataaaagtacgcagaaaactgaaatgtaataaagaaCGTATGCCTGAGAAAAAAGATTGTCACACAATTTTGAATCAGACTTTCAAGAAAGAGCTGCAACATTATTTTCCATGCAACATAAATACTGAGCATGAACCTACCTTTCACGTCCTCTTCTGTTTCTAGTCGAATTTTATTGACAGCTTCATCTCTAGAAAtctaaagtaaaaatattattattcattaaggGACAAGGTATTcttctgaaacacaaacattcccATAACTAACAAAGATTAAATGAGATATACGTTATTCTGTCTgcttaacaacaacaataataataattttatttcacaatgcatccaaaacagacacagaaagattTAACACAAATAAGGTACAAAATGGCCACATCAGGTACCTTATCATGTGTGTaatcagtgaaaacagcatAGATCCTCTCAGAAGCTATTCTGCAAGgaagacaatgaaaaacaagtcattactttacattttaaacagtatgaatcacatttttgtcacagAGTTAAAAAATCaagctcagctgctgttgttccCCAGGACTACAAGTATTAGTGAATAATGTCTGCTTCAACTATTTAATGACAGTTTTATTGAGGAAAATGTCCAGTTTTATTCTGGaaattatatatacatacagtctTAGTGctacatttaaattttacacTCTTACATTTTTGTATGATCTTTGTCACTCTGAAACTATGGAAAACAGTTCCATTATTGGTCTTACTGCCGAACATGTTCCACCATGTCAGTCGGGGCTGAGAACACCTTGACCGGGGTGCGCTTGGTGACCTTCTGTTCTCGCACCAGCTGCTGGATGGCCTGTATGATCTGCTGGGTGTGTTTGACTCCCACCTTGACCGCATGGCAGAAGTCCTGCTGCAGCACGTTCTCAGCTGACGCCTCAATCATCACTGGCAGACAGAGAGTAACATTAAACAAGTgttcctgagccacagccgccccaaTCACTGCTATACATGCAGTCATGTTAGGCTAATTGGCTTGGAATCTAAACTTTGCTACTAAACTACAAACAGCTGTTATTTTACAGCATTGTGGCGTGTTCATGCATAAGtattaatactttttttgtgtgtttttgcgaACTTACCCACTTGACTGCTGGGGGCTCCAGCCACAATCAGATTAAGACTGCTGGAAGTCATCTCTGCCCTGGAGGGGTTGATAAGCAACTCTCCATCGACCATGCCCACACGCACAGCACCTGTAATAACAAAGAGACACCAGTAGTCCAAGCTGGATTTAAAGGAGAGCACAATAACATTCCAGGAATTGAAACTGAACAGCCAGAGTTTAAAGTCAATGAATCAAAATATCTGAAGAGGTCTAAAAATGTTGTGTTCCTCACCTATGGGTCCGTTCCAGGGGATGTCAGACAGGGCCAGAGCAGCGGAAGCTTTAATTGAAGAACATATTGTTTTagtaaacaatgtgaaaaactgTTCTCCGTTGAAAACATAGACAGCTGAGATTTAACTCACCTGCATTAATAGCCAGCACATCTGGATCATTGACACCATCAACAGCTAGCAGGTTGCAAAGGATCTTCAggagacagtcacacacacagaaagttgGTGGCATATACAAAGTTACATCATCTTTGTTAAGAAGgcaaaaaagaagcaaaaatatAATCACATCATGGGGAAAACACTTTCAAACTGAACTGACCTGAGTGTCATAAAAGTAGCCAGCAGGGAAAAGTGGTCTAATAGATCTGTCTGAGGACCAGAAACAGAGGGACAGTTAGTCAAAGTACTCAAGTCACAGCCCAGCATCAGTACACAGATCTGCAGCATCAAAGATACACATGTAGTTCACCTATTAGTCTGCTGGTGAGAATCTCATTGTCGGTGGTGCCCAGCTCTCGCCTCAAGTAGTTAGTGGGGATtcgacctgcagcagctgctttctgtctgtagTCCACCTGTCAATCCAAGTGGAGAGTCATTCACCAAACAGCTCCAGACACAAGTTTGTGCAAGATCATTTTATCCATAATGATGTCTTTTTATCAGACCGGGTTATAAATGGTTGAAGAACACTTTCTATCTTCTATAGAATCCATTTCTATCACATATAAACATGAATGGAGATCAGCTCCTCTGAATCAGCTCAACCAGATCTACACAATCACTGGGAATGTTACTTGGAGAACGTACCACAAGAGGCATGAACTGAGACGGAGAAGGTTTGGTTTTGCTCACAGCAGTCACCATCACAGAGGTATCCCCCAGCTTCAGACAGAAACATAGAGGGAACGGGatacaaaaaattaaataaaaatcacacataGCAGCAAAGGATCTAGGACTGCCCAGGTTAGCCCTTCAGaacactttatttcttttcatgaaGAAGTCTTCTTCATTACATGTTAAGCAGCAGTCACACGCGTGTTTAGTGGAAAAAGCTATAATATACAAAAACTCTATTAAACTAGGGCGCTGGATTACCATCTGAGCAAAGTGGACTAACTGCACAAGGGCCCCATATTAACATACCACGCCTCAGCTGGTCTGTGTTAATTTGATTAACTACTCATTTGTATGCCAAtatacaacactgacacacaataTCAACTCAAATAATAGGAGTCTCAGTGTGGCTCCTGCATTATTACCTGTCTTGCCTCCCTGTTTTTAGAGGTGctaaaaaaatctttgtttaaccaaaccaacacaaacaaaggGTTAGCAGGTTCACTAGTTGGTTAATCTAGCCATTTTTTTACACAGCCTTATTAACACGTAGCATACATTGCATCAAAAACTCCCATCTGAAAACTCTTAGAAGTCAGAGTAACATTACACTAGATcatagatataaatatatttctaaattTGCTAGATTTAGCTAATGTCCACTAATATTGTGCATCGGTGAAATATTTGAGTCAGATCAAGTCAGTGTTTCTTAGATACCCCCCTACCCTTAAGACTCCTgattcacataaaaaaataactacaccaaaaaaaccctttaacatggagaaaatagtgaaaacttCATTAAGGGAAACAGAAGATGGATGCCTCTTCTAACACTGACAGGCACACAATAGATGTTGTatagagaggagacagaagtaGATATAGAAGATAATGGTACGTAAATAAAGTGCAAGAAATGTGACGAATATTCAACAAAGAAGACACTGAAAAACTTTGAGGTGCAACCAAG is a window of Seriola aureovittata isolate HTS-2021-v1 ecotype China chromosome 14, ASM2101889v1, whole genome shotgun sequence DNA encoding:
- the LOC130181833 gene encoding polyribonucleotide nucleotidyltransferase 1, mitochondrial yields the protein MRYLLRLGPSFARLHVRLCHQSVYNSHANPRTVGVDLGEKKLEISSGKFARFADGSAVVQLGDTSVMVTAVSKTKPSPSQFMPLVVDYRQKAAAAGRIPTNYLRRELGTTDNEILTSRLIDRSIRPLFPAGYFYDTQILCNLLAVDGVNDPDVLAINAASAALALSDIPWNGPIGAVRVGMVDGELLINPSRAEMTSSSLNLIVAGAPSSQVVMIEASAENVLQQDFCHAVKVGVKHTQQIIQAIQQLVREQKVTKRTPVKVFSAPTDMVEHVRQIASERIYAVFTDYTHDKISRDEAVNKIRLETEEDVKEKFPQAEHFEVIESFNVVSKEVFRNLVLNEYRRCDGRELTALRNISCNVDLFRPLHGSALFQRGQTQVLCSVTFDSLESSVKADIITTALSGVKDKNFMLHYEFPPYATNEIGKVGGINRRELGHGALAEKALRPIIPKDFPFTIRVSAEVLESNGSSSMASACGGSLALMDAGVPISSAVAGVAIGLISKANPEKPSDIQDYRLLTDILGIEDYLGDMDFKLAGTNKGITALQADVKIPGLPLKVVMEAIQQGTVAKREILGIMNKCIVKPRETRKENGPVVENVRVPVSRRARFVGPGGYNLRRLQAQTGVTISQVDEETFSVFAPSPGAMNEAQDFISEICKDDQEQQLEFGAIYTATITEIRDIGVMVKLYPNMSAVLLHNSQLDHKRIKHPSALGLEVGKQIQVKYFGRDPTDGRMRLSRKVLQSPAATVVKTLSEKQSISMGSSNSQTTGSDL